In Polyodon spathula isolate WHYD16114869_AA chromosome 11, ASM1765450v1, whole genome shotgun sequence, one genomic interval encodes:
- the LOC121323701 gene encoding somatostatin-1-like, whose product MVSCRALWVLALLGLAIAVCSISATPHPNLHLRQRNGAMGMGAQESPKYSLDDLLSQLAQPERDVLEYDEQDEVRLELERSLELENDPSKGLPPRERKAGCRHFYWKTFTSC is encoded by the exons ATGGTGTCATGCCGTGCCTTGTGGGTCTTGGCCCTCCTGGGTCTTGCCATAGCTGTCTGCAGCATCAGTGCAACTCCACATCCAAACCTTCATCTCAGGCAGCGAAATGGGGCTATGGGAATGGGAGCACAG GAATCACCCAAGTACTCTCTGGATGACCTGCTGTCTCAGCTGGCTCAGCCTGAGAGAGACGTCCTGGAGTACGATGAACAGGACGAGGTCCGGCTTGAGCTGGAGAGATCCCTGGAGTTAGAGAACGACCCCAGCAAGGGTCTGCCCCCCCGAGAACGCAAAGCAGGCTGCAGACACTTCTACTGGAAAACATTTACCTCATGttaa